From a region of the Thiorhodovibrio winogradskyi genome:
- the corA gene encoding magnesium/cobalt transporter CorA: MTRKTTLPPMAANQAAGEPGSARGSEQASHQPPPPESTTDVVKTPLKGAKHARHAKRSRAGTTRTRLPRPKGSRPGTPGGVEYHELIRGGSGTPVRALCTDFSQEQIETQEIKDIKAFLDAHRPSWCQVRWIHVEGLDDHSVIRGLAEKYQLHPLAIEDLLEHEHRAKLEDYPNTGDLPGRLFVMAQAVTLVRGQPLTEPVAFFLGRTTLLSFKSGSHGVIDEIRHRIQSPLSRVRQHDASFLFYVLIDAIVDHSFPVLDACAQRLEDAEDQIFSHPDTISLQTLHAIKRDLVIIRRTAWPMRELVIQLLRDRHQCLSEITQTYLRDVYDHCTQIIDLVETYREIASAVTETYTSIVSNRTNDVMKVLTIIGTIFLPLTFLAGVEGMNLEMPEAHWPPAYPLFWLLCILIAGLMLWHFKRKGWLWQRQPEAGAEPGINTQITLDCYARTQLTMQQAAEPSESPPANRATGVPMSSRNKTSARPRSVQAYIDETPFWQDGTSTPGVPLTRMQWRIWILATAGKFFEGLVVFMTGVALPLIVMEFQLDAAHKGVVGAAVLAGILIGATALGGLADVFGRKRMFIVEMILFAIFLAALTFSPSFPWLVVFLFGMGMALGCDYPTAHLIISESIPSKDRGKLVLSAFGFQAVGALVGTIVGYLILNFTQDLSAWRWMYATAIIPTIVVIIGRFFITDSGHWLLARGRVQEAETALHRLLERDPAYPKTVCLEVPEAEDKGDGKAHAKGGFLALFNRKNRRATLFASIPWFLQDLGTYGIGIFTPTILAAALGHHTNHEHNIAAVIHNDILAAKGAALLDLLLLFGIIAAVLLADKVGRVRLQVFGFIGCAIGLALAAGSMNFAEPLQLWVLAAGFVIFNFMTNLGPNAQTYLIAGEVFPTHIRGQGAGFAASFAKIGAVLTAFCFPIFQKDLGTQNLLLILVGSSLLGALITWLLRIETKGRNLEDIGC, encoded by the coding sequence ATGACGCGAAAAACCACCTTGCCACCGATGGCGGCGAATCAAGCGGCGGGAGAGCCCGGATCAGCGCGCGGCTCGGAACAGGCATCTCACCAGCCCCCGCCGCCTGAATCGACCACGGACGTGGTCAAAACGCCGCTTAAAGGTGCGAAGCACGCCAGGCACGCCAAGCGCTCCAGGGCGGGGACGACGCGCACCCGCCTGCCGCGACCCAAAGGCTCGCGCCCCGGCACACCAGGCGGCGTTGAGTACCATGAGCTGATCCGCGGCGGCTCCGGCACGCCGGTGCGCGCCCTCTGCACCGATTTTAGCCAAGAGCAGATCGAAACCCAAGAAATCAAGGACATCAAGGCTTTTCTAGACGCGCACCGACCAAGCTGGTGCCAGGTTCGCTGGATACATGTTGAGGGGCTCGACGACCACAGTGTGATTCGTGGTTTGGCCGAGAAATATCAACTGCACCCTCTCGCCATTGAGGACCTCCTCGAGCACGAGCATCGCGCAAAGCTTGAGGATTACCCTAACACCGGCGATTTACCGGGGCGACTGTTCGTGATGGCACAGGCCGTCACGCTCGTGCGCGGCCAACCCCTGACCGAGCCGGTCGCGTTTTTCCTCGGGCGCACCACCTTGCTGAGCTTCAAGAGCGGCTCCCATGGCGTGATCGACGAGATCCGCCACCGGATCCAGTCACCGCTCTCGCGGGTGCGCCAGCACGATGCCAGCTTTCTGTTTTATGTGTTGATCGATGCCATCGTGGATCACAGCTTTCCCGTTCTCGACGCCTGCGCGCAGCGTCTTGAGGACGCGGAGGATCAAATCTTCAGCCACCCCGACACCATCAGTCTGCAAACCCTGCACGCGATTAAGCGCGATCTGGTCATTATTCGACGCACCGCCTGGCCCATGCGAGAGCTGGTGATTCAGCTCCTGCGAGACCGCCATCAGTGCCTGTCCGAGATCACCCAGACCTATCTGCGCGACGTCTACGATCATTGCACCCAAATCATCGATTTGGTCGAGACCTACCGCGAGATCGCCAGCGCGGTCACCGAGACCTACACCTCGATCGTCTCCAACCGCACCAACGACGTCATGAAAGTCCTGACCATCATCGGGACAATCTTTCTCCCGCTCACCTTCCTCGCCGGGGTCGAGGGGATGAATCTGGAGATGCCGGAAGCCCACTGGCCGCCCGCCTATCCGTTGTTCTGGCTCCTGTGCATCCTGATCGCGGGCTTGATGCTCTGGCACTTCAAACGCAAGGGCTGGCTGTGGCAACGGCAACCCGAAGCCGGTGCCGAGCCGGGTATTAACACGCAGATCACACTCGATTGTTATGCTCGAACGCAACTGACAATGCAGCAAGCCGCGGAGCCCAGTGAATCACCGCCAGCCAACCGCGCAACCGGAGTCCCAATGAGCTCTCGGAACAAGACCTCAGCACGTCCCCGCAGTGTGCAAGCCTACATCGACGAAACGCCGTTCTGGCAGGATGGCACTTCAACTCCTGGAGTACCCTTGACCCGAATGCAGTGGCGCATCTGGATACTCGCCACGGCGGGCAAGTTCTTCGAGGGGCTGGTTGTCTTCATGACCGGCGTCGCACTGCCGTTGATCGTGATGGAATTTCAGCTCGACGCCGCGCACAAGGGCGTTGTCGGGGCCGCCGTCCTCGCCGGCATCCTAATCGGAGCCACGGCCCTTGGCGGTCTCGCCGACGTGTTTGGCCGCAAGCGGATGTTCATCGTTGAGATGATCCTGTTCGCGATCTTTCTGGCCGCGTTAACCTTCAGTCCCAGCTTCCCGTGGCTGGTCGTTTTTCTGTTTGGCATGGGGATGGCGCTCGGCTGCGACTACCCAACCGCGCATCTGATCATTTCCGAGAGCATTCCAAGCAAGGACCGCGGCAAGCTGGTTCTGAGTGCCTTTGGTTTTCAAGCAGTTGGCGCACTGGTCGGCACCATCGTCGGGTATCTGATCCTCAACTTCACCCAAGATCTCAGCGCCTGGCGCTGGATGTATGCCACCGCCATCATCCCTACCATTGTCGTCATCATCGGGCGCTTTTTTATCACCGATAGTGGGCATTGGCTGCTGGCCCGCGGTCGGGTGCAAGAGGCGGAAACAGCCCTGCACCGGTTGCTGGAACGCGACCCCGCTTATCCCAAGACGGTGTGTCTCGAGGTCCCCGAAGCCGAGGACAAAGGCGACGGCAAGGCTCACGCCAAGGGCGGCTTTCTGGCACTGTTCAACCGCAAGAACCGTCGCGCCACCTTATTTGCCTCCATTCCGTGGTTTCTTCAGGATCTTGGCACCTACGGAATCGGCATCTTCACACCCACCATCCTGGCCGCCGCCCTCGGCCATCACACCAACCACGAGCACAACATTGCCGCCGTCATCCATAACGACATCCTGGCCGCCAAGGGCGCCGCACTGCTCGACCTGCTGTTGCTATTTGGGATCATCGCCGCCGTGCTTCTGGCGGACAAGGTCGGGCGCGTACGGCTTCAGGTGTTCGGCTTCATCGGTTGTGCGATTGGCTTGGCCCTGGCCGCCGGATCGATGAATTTCGCGGAACCCTTGCAACTCTGGGTGCTCGCGGCTGGCTTTGTGATCTTTAACTTCATGACCAACCTCGGGCCCAACGCCCAAACCTATCTGATTGCGGGCGAGGTCTTTCCGACCCATATCCGCGGGCAAGGTGCCGGCTTTGCCGCCTCCTTTGCCAAAATTGGCGCCGTACTGACAGCCTTTTGCTTCCCGATTTTTCAAAAAGATCTCGGCACCCAAAATCTGCTGCTGATCCTGGTTGGCTCTTCACTGCTGGGGGCTTTGATCACCTGGCTGCTGCGCATCGAGACCAAGGGCCGGAACCTTGAGGACATCGGGTGCTGA
- the hemW gene encoding radical SAM family heme chaperone HemW, which translates to MSLSRQAADQRRFLAGPPPVALYVHWPWCLRKCPYCDFNSHPRPDHWRQASYIDALLADLDTELELQPLEQAVETLFIGGGTPSLIEPAELHRLIAGIRGRLDLAAHAELTLEANPGAADAACFAQALDAGINRLSLGVQSLSDAKLKAIGRVHDSAQARQAFAQARQVGCRNINIDLMFGLPGQNLGQARADLQAALALEPEHLSYYQLTLEPGTAFERVPPSVPEDDLLADMAEQGQQLLTDSGYRHYEVSAFARPGRMCRHNLNYWTFGDYLGLGAGAHGKRTDAKQGRVVRRVKWADPLRYLESVRLKQAAPDALVAETNELSDQDVILEFALNALRLRQGVSLSLFEARAGLSRNRLAGARARAEEMGLLERGASHLRASARGRLFLNSLLEYFMTDPPDEWLEVDRLGGGDRRDRASHRRL; encoded by the coding sequence GTGTCCTTATCCCGGCAAGCGGCGGACCAGCGGCGTTTTCTTGCTGGCCCGCCGCCTGTCGCGCTCTATGTGCATTGGCCCTGGTGCCTGCGCAAATGTCCCTATTGCGACTTCAATTCCCATCCCAGGCCCGACCATTGGCGTCAGGCGAGCTATATCGATGCGCTCCTGGCGGACCTCGATACCGAGCTTGAGCTGCAGCCACTGGAGCAAGCCGTCGAGACCCTGTTCATCGGGGGCGGCACGCCCAGTCTGATCGAGCCAGCCGAGCTGCACCGGCTGATCGCTGGCATTCGTGGCCGCCTTGATTTGGCCGCGCATGCTGAATTGACACTCGAGGCCAATCCGGGCGCTGCCGATGCCGCTTGCTTCGCGCAAGCCTTGGATGCGGGCATTAATCGGTTATCGCTTGGTGTGCAGTCCCTGTCCGATGCCAAACTCAAGGCCATCGGTCGCGTGCATGATTCAGCTCAGGCGCGACAGGCCTTTGCTCAGGCGCGGCAAGTGGGTTGCCGCAACATCAATATTGATCTGATGTTTGGGCTGCCGGGACAGAACCTCGGGCAAGCGCGCGCCGATCTTCAAGCCGCGCTGGCACTGGAGCCAGAGCATCTGTCCTACTATCAGCTCACCCTGGAGCCAGGAACGGCCTTTGAGCGCGTGCCGCCTTCCGTGCCCGAGGATGATCTGCTCGCCGACATGGCCGAGCAGGGGCAGCAGCTGCTCACCGACAGCGGCTATCGGCATTACGAGGTCTCTGCTTTCGCACGGCCCGGCAGAATGTGCCGCCACAACCTCAATTACTGGACCTTTGGGGACTATCTCGGCCTCGGCGCTGGTGCTCATGGCAAGCGTACCGACGCCAAACAGGGCAGGGTCGTGCGTCGCGTCAAATGGGCCGACCCGCTGCGCTATCTGGAGTCCGTCCGGCTCAAGCAGGCAGCGCCCGACGCCTTGGTGGCTGAGACCAACGAACTGAGCGATCAGGACGTGATCCTGGAATTTGCGCTCAACGCATTGCGCCTGCGACAGGGCGTTTCACTTTCGTTGTTTGAGGCCCGTGCTGGGCTATCACGAAACCGGCTCGCGGGCGCGCGTGCCCGTGCCGAGGAGATGGGGTTGCTTGAGCGCGGTGCCTCCCATCTGCGCGCGAGTGCTCGAGGCCGGCTTTTTTTAAATTCTCTCCTTGAGTACTTCATGACGGATCCGCCGGATGAATGGTTGGAAGTGGATCGGCTTGGCGGCGGAGACCGCCGCGACCGGGCTTCACATCGCCGACTTTGA